GCTTCGGTAATCGAGCAGAAGATAATGCCACGCTCAGCGAGGTCTTTCTTAAAGGTTGTTGCTACCGAAACGGAATCCATAACAGCATCGACCGCTACCCGTGGACGGTCGCCCTGAGGTTCATCCACGACACCAGCGAGCCGTTTCTGTTCGCTTAGTGAAATACCGAGCCGGTTGAACGTATCCAGCAACTCAGGATCGATTTCGTCGAGGGAATTAACGGTTTTCTTTTGTTTGGGAGCCGAATAGTACTTGATTGACTGATAGTCGATTTTCGGATAATGAACATTAGGCCAGGTTGGCTCGGTCATTTCCTGCCACATCCGAAATGCTTTCAACCGACTTTCGAGCAGCCACTCAGGTTCCTGTTTCTTCGCAGAAATAAAACGGATAATATCTTCATCAAGACCTGGAGGAGCTTCATCGGCCTCAATCAACGTCTCGAATCCATATTTATACTCGGCGTTGGTAATACTCTCTAAAATTTCAACGTCCTTGCTCATAGTCTCGGTTAATTGACTGGTAGTAAAGAACCAGTGCAATGTATTTTTAACAATTTGCCGGATAGGTACGTTCCGGGCAGGCTGGACAAATATCGGAAACTTTCCGTTATTTCAGGGGTATTTTCTACGAATAGCCTATCGGGTTATGGCTTCTACCAAATCACGTTTCAATATTGAACTGCTCCTCGGTATCTCGGCAACGTTCCTGAGTTTAGCGGCCCTGGTGGTGTCGATCTTCCAGACGAAGATTGCTCGTGAACAGCAGGACGCATCCGTATGGCCTTATGTTCAGGCCGATTACACCAAAGCAAATGATAGTTTCGTCTGGAACGTCGTCAATAACGGGATTGGGCCAGCCGTCATTAAGTCAACGAGCCTGCGGTATCAGGGTAAAGCCTATAAAGACGCGTACGAACTCATTAATGAACAGATTCAGCACCTTAGCGAGACCACATCCAAAGGGAAAACCGCGCACGTGAACTTCTTTTATGGCGGCCTGTCGCGGGGGAACGTGATTAAAAGCGAGGGGGAAATTAAGCTGGGCGAAATAACAGGCAATGAATCGATTGCCGAAACCATGCTACATATTGTGCAGGATACATCATACCATTTTACGGTGGTATACAGCGATGTGTATGGCAACTGCTGGCAACTCGATCAGGACAACGTGACGGCTTTGGGAAAATGTGACCATAAATAAAAACTATGGAGTCAGCTGTGAGTATCTGACCCGGTGAAGTTTCTGAAAATCAGACGTTACATAAAAAAACACCCATGCCATTACGAATCTGTAATGGCACGGGTGGCGTGATCTTGACAATAAGCCTTACTACTGGATCGTTACGTTTACCTTGCTGTAATACAGCGTTGTTAAGCCCTCAAAACCCGAGTCGGTACCGATTAGCAGCCAAAGCTCCCCTTTGTCGTTGGTAGTTATGCTGAACGGCTTATCGGTATTCGTACGTGTGATAAGCGTATACCCTTCCGAATCGTCGCTGGTGGCGATATTGCCTAGCCGAATAGCATCTTTACCATCGTTGTTTTGGGCACCCTTGTCGATGTTGAGCGAATAGAAGTCATCTTTCAACACGCTTACGGGTTCAGTAATGGAAGCGCCTGCTTTGAGGAATACACTGCCCCCCGGCGAGCCACCGATACCAACGGAGTTCTCACCATACTGCGAGGCTAGTTCAATGCTGAACACCAGCTTGTACTCCTTGTTGGGCTGTAAACCGACCACTTTCTTTTTAATGAACATGAAGGCATCGTCACTCCGATTCATACTCGACAGCATGAGCGATTTACGGGTGGTGTCTAATGGTGCAGGCAGCCCTTTCCACGCTGCTTTAAACTCCATAATGTCTGCCTGCGCCTTTCCAAAGTCGGTAATCCCGGCCAACCACCCATCTGGTCCAGTCTGGAAAGAGGATTGGTACGGTAGTCCGGGCTGGAGGGGTACGTTGTCCTGATTACAAGCTGAAAAGGTGAATAAACTGCCTGCCAAAATGGCGATTACCTTGAACGTTGATTTCATTGTACACTTGGTTTGTTTCCTATACAGACTCCCCAAGCTGAATGAGCGTTGGAATGATTTTTTGAATTAACGGAAACGATTTCGCCCGGATTCTTCCAAGCCGTTGAGTGCGAGGTAAAAAGCGATGATATAAATTAATTGTGTGCTGGCAACAGTCCAATCTTCTTTCAGCGTTGTGCCGAATAAAAGCGCACTTACCGTCAAACCACCTAAAAAATAACCCCACTTACCGAACTGACCGCCTACCAAGATCAGCAGGCCGACTGTAAGTTCAACAAACGGAAGGGGATACAGAAAGGCTTTCGTGAGTATGGGCGGTAGAATTGTTTGGGCAAAACCAGCTTCTGTTTTCGCTACAAAAGCAGCTAGTTTAGGAATACGCACAAGGCCATGCATAAGCATATTAATGCCTAGGCCAAGGCGAATTACCAGTAGAGCTAATGCGTTGGGAGTCATTTTTCATTCTCTATTTCTACGTCACCTTCTTCTACGGTCTCTTCGGCCAATAGGTCGTCGTTCACACCCGAGTCACTGTCCAAATCGGCTACTTCGGCTTTTTCGGGTTCGGGGCCTGATGCGGTTATAGGACTTAAAGGGCCGTTCTGAGGAATGCCTGTGTTTGAGGCTTCGCTTTGTGCCAGTACCTGCACGACGCCCTGGTTATCGTCATCGGCAGGATTATATGTGTTGTTGTCTGTATTCATAAAATGATTTGGTTGTCGTCCTGAAAGGCTTTGGTATCCTTTCAGGACTGTTGATTATGAGCCGGAACGCGTGACATGGCCACCTAAGGCATAATTATCGTCCTGGTGATGATCATGCTCACCAGTGGGATCACCATCTTCATCCAATGGTTCATCATATAATTCCTCGCTAGGCTCGTCGTCGGCCATATCTTCATCCAGGCCATCTTCGTCATCGACAGCGGGGCCGCTCTGGTTTCGAAAAATATCGGGATCAATACGGTCGATTCGGGAGCCAATAACGCCTGTGTCGGTTGCGACAGGATGATCGAATATCGTTTTCATGCTGTTGAGTTGTTGGTTTTCATAGAGATAACCCGGTAGAATGCCGAAAGGTTAGGCTTATTGGCCTGTTCCTGATGGCAAACTGACTACCGGGAATAACCAACTACTTCGACTGTATGAAATCACTACTACTGACCATCTGCTTCCTCACGGCTAGTCTTGTTCATGCTCAAACGAATCGGGAGCCGCTCTTTACCTCATTTGATGGCACCCAAATTCATTACGATATACTGGGAGAAGGCAAGCCTGTGGTACTACTGCATGGCTTTATCAGTACCAGTGAAAGCTGGAAACGGTCGGCGGTGCGGCAGGCTCTGGCCGATGCTGGTTTTAAAGTAGTAATGCTCGATTTACGGGGTAATGGGCTGTCTGACAAACCACACGGGGCCGAGGCCTATCGTGATAATACCGAGCTGAAGGATGTGATGGCATTAATGAAACACCTGGGCCTGAAAAACTATGACGTAGTGGGTTACTCGCGTGGGGCTATTCTGACGGCTAAACTGCTGACGATGGATAAACAGGTGCGCCGGGCAGTGATGGGGGGGATCAGTGTTGATTTTTCGGACCCTAACTGGATTCGCCGTCGAAATTTCTTCGAAGCCCTGACCAAACCCGGAAGTCATCCCGAGCTACAGCCCGCTGTCGATAATGCCAAAAAAGCGGGTGCCGATACGGTGGTGCTGGCGCGTTTGCAGGAGTTTCAGCCCGTAACCACCAAAGCCGAACTGGCGAAGATCAGGATTCCGGTATTGGTTGTGAATGGTGATCAGGACAAAGACAACGGCGATCCGCAAACCCTGGTCGATGCCATTCCGGGCTCGCGGCTGGTCATTGTACCGGGTAATCACGGAGGGGCTATGCGAACGCCCGAATTTGCCAAAGCCGTTGTGGAGTTTCTAATGAAGTAAGTTTACAGGCCTTCAATCCCTAGCAACCGATTCGGATTGGGGCAGATGGCGAGGAATTTTTCCCGATCAGCTACCGAGCATACACCCGGAAAATCGCCTTTGAGACCCAGCATGTCGGTCATCAGCTGAAAATGCAGATGCGGGGGCCAGTCGCCATTTTCGGGGTAGGGGCCTATCTCACCTAACTTGTCACCGGCATTAAAAACTTTTCCTTCATACAACCCTTCCAGTGATTGGCGGGTCAGATGCCCGTAGAGTGAGTAACGTGGTTGAGATGCCGTAGCGTGGTGTTCCAGAATGATGGTAGGCCCATAGTCACCAAAATGGGCGTTGTCCTGAAAACTGTGGACGATTCCAGTTAAGGGAGCCAAGACGGGGGTTCCGGCTTCCGCCCAGAGGTCGATACCGAGGTGAATTTCACGGGGTTCGGCTTCGACGTCATTGAAGTGCGGACTTCGGCGGTAAATGACCCGATGTTCGTTATACCCTCCCACGCCTACCTGAGCACCAGTTATTTTCAGTTTACCAAAGACATAGTCGGTAAAAACTGCCGTATCGGTTAGGTCGAGCTGATCGAGATCGGGATTGGTAGCCGAGAAGTCGAGAATCAAATAGGGATCTTTCCGAAAGTCGAAGGGAAGAAGCATAATAGAATTCAGCAATAGAGAGCAACAGAGACACAGTGAAACGTTGGTTCAAAATAGACTAAGTTGGCCTGTTTGGCAACGATTCGTTAGCGTAAAAACATTCTTTTTAACCAAAATGCTGTTTGATCTATGAAAATCAGGCTTCTACGAATCAGCATATGCGTCGGCTTGCTGATCCTACTGAACGGCTGTACTGAAACGACTTCAGTAAACACCACATTGGGGGACTGGACGGTAAAATCGGAGTTGGAGGGCGTAGGGCGCTCGGGAGCCGTTAGCTTTGTGATTGGTAATACTGCGTATGTAGGAACGGGCCAGGATGCGTCGAAAAATGCGCTGACAGATTTCTGGGCTTACGACCCAGCTAGTAATGCCTGGACACAGAAAGCGTCGTTTCCTGGAAAAGCGCGTAGTGAAGCCGTTGGTTTTGCCATCGGAACCAAGGGGTATCTGGGTACAGGGGCCGATGCGCAGGGTAACTTATTTCGGGATATGTATGCCTATGACACCTATGCCAATAACTGGCAGCGTGTGGCCGATTTTAGTGGAACAGCCCGTCGATCGGCAGTTGGCTTTAGTCTGTATGATGTCGGTTTTATTGGGTTGGGCTTTGATGGAAGCGAGCGGACTGATCTATGGCGCTACAACCCTTCGGCTAATATCTGGACGCAGCGAAAATACTTTAGCAATACGGCTCGTGTAGGGGCTATAGCGTTTGTGGTCAATAACCTGGCCTATGTGGGTATGGGTAGTTCAGCCGGAAACGTCCGTAACGATTTATGGCAATACGACATGGACCAAGATACCTGGACCCAACGGCAAAGTTTGCCCGAATCGATACCGTCCAGCGCATATGGAGTAAGTTTTACTGTCAATGGCATTGGCTATGTCGTACCGGGTAATACCACTGATAAGAATGTGCTGGCATATGACCCAGGCCGTGATTCCTGGGCGGTAAAAGGCTCTTTTGAAGGTGCTTCCCGCACAAAAGCCGTTGGATTTGCCATTGGATCGAGGGGATACATAGTGACAGGGTTAGCTGGAAACAGCCCTCTGGACGATTGCTGGGCGTATAACCCCTTGTTTTGATCGGCTTGCCACTTTTCGGGGATGAGGGTATATTTACAGCTATTTTTTCGTTATTTACCCTTATTCTTTGGCAAACTAATCGATTCTCAAAACTGAATGGACGCTACACCAGCTCAAGCCGACGCAAAATCTGCTGCTAAATATCCCCGGAGTATCCCTTTTATTATTGGCAATGAAGCTGCCGAACGGTTCAGTTTCTATGGCATGCGCTCCATTCTCAGTACCTTTCTGGTAGCTCAGTTTTTTAATCCCACGCATAATCCGGCACTGCAATCGGTGGCTGAGGCCAAGGCTAATGACCAGGTTCATTTTTTTGTAGCACTGGCTTACTTTATGCCCTTGATCGGTGGGCTGGTGGCCGACTGGTTTTTCGGAAAGTACAAAGTGATTCTGTACGTGTCGATGATTTATTGCGTAGGGCACCTATTCCTGGCACTGTTCGACACAGACCTGGAGTGGTTTACCTACGGATTGTTACTGATTGCTATCGGAGCGGGCGGGATTAAGTCGTGCGTATCGGCTAATGTGGGCGACCAGTTCGACGAGTCGAATCAGCACCTGATGTCGAAAATATACGGATGGTTTTATTTCAGCATCAACTCCGGATCAGTCATATCGACCATGCTCATACCGTATTTATATGCCAACTACGGAGCTAGTGTTGCCTTTGGGGTACCGGGTATCCTGATGGCATTGGCGACACTGATTTTCTGGCTGGGTCGTGATCGCTACGTTAAAGTGCCACCGATTGGTCTGAAAAACGCCCTGGCTGACGTACAAATGTGGAAAGAGAATCTGGGTGCTATGGGGCGGGTGCTATCTGTCTTCATCTTCATTCCGGTATTCTGGGCACTCTGGGATCAGAACCTATCCGAGTGGGTGTTGCAGGCAACAAAGCTCGACTTAACCCTGGTAGACGGGTTTACGGTATTGCCCGAGCAGGTGCAAACCGTGAATCCCTTTTTTCTGGTAACCATGATACCGATTTTTACCTACGGGGTTTATCCGTTGCTGGAGCGGCTGGGCGTTAAAGTGACTCCTCTTCGTAAAATGGGAGCAGGCTTTTTGCTGGCTGGTATATCATTTGTCATTATTGCCCAATTGCAGGAGCGGATCGATGCAGGGCAGCATCCAACCGTCTGGTGGCAGATTCTGGCCTATCTGGTTTTATCGGCCAGTGAAGTACTTGTGTCAGTAACTAGTCTGGAATATGCCTATACGCATTCGCCCAAAGCCATTAAAAGCCTGATGTCGTCGTTTTACCTGCTGGTGATTTCAGCGGGTAACTTATTTGTATCATTCGTGAACCAGAGTATTGCAAACAAAGGGTTTTTCTCCCGCTTCGAAGGGGCCAGCTATTACTGGTTCTTTGTGGGGTTGATGGCCGTTAACTTTGTTCTATACCTGATTGCAACGGCCTTCATTAAAGAGAAAATCTACGTAGGGCAGCTTGAGGAAGTAGGTCATTTGCCTGAGTAATTCGATAAACCATCAGCAATTGGAGCAAGAACGAGGCCTTGTGACCTCGTTCTTGCTTTTGTACTATTAGTAGGATTTATTTGATTAATGTAACTGATAGATGATTCATAATTTGTATTTTAATCATATATCCACCGCTCAGTAAATAAATTGTTACTCAGAACGGCTTTTTTGATCTAAAGAAGGAAATCACACGTACTTAAATTTAGATTTTATAATTAGTGTACACCAACTTGTTGTTTAACCCTAACGCATGTTCACTTCATTGACTGATGAAGAGCTACTTCGTCAATGTTTACCATCGCAGCCTAATCAATGTTTTGAGACACTTTATAATCGATATGTTAATAAGGTTTATCGTCGTTGTTTATCAATGACCAAAGACGCTGACCAGGCTCAGGACTTTACACACGACATTTTTATAAAGGTATTTAATAAGCTTGATGCGTTTCAGGAGCGGTCAAGTTTTTCAACCTGGCTTTATTCTATTGCTTTTAATTATTGTTCGGATCAATTGCGGCTGGCTAAACGGCTTCCGACAACAGCCATCGAAGAAGAACTGGAGGAAAATAGAGCTGAATCAACAGATACGCATTTGCACGAAGAAACACTCCATATTGTGAAGCAGGCAATGGGTAAGCTTTCACAAAAAGAAAGGGCGCTGCTGCGATTGAAGTATGAGGATGGGATGAGTATTGACGAAATTGCCCAACTATACGATCTCAAACCCAGTGCGGTTAAAATGCGGCTCAAGCGAAGCCGTGAGAAGATATACAGCCTCTGTGCCCAGCACGTTTTGAACTGACTGAATAATCTTTAATTTTTTTTCGTTTTTGTGTGACTAAATGTTTTCCCTTGCGTCAAAAGAATGATTTAATGTTACTGATAGTGTGAATTAAGTTCGATTCGTCAGCGGTCGGACTTTTTTGTTTTTATAGGTTATTAATTTGTTGGGAAGTACAACCCGCTGCAAGTGTTCGTTATCAGATTCTGTTTGCAAGGAGGTTACCAATCTGTCGTGCAGTTCGGACCAGGTTTTGCTCGGTGTTTTTGAGAGCCGTAGGCAGATCAGTTGGCCCGTTGCCGATAGCCAGCAACATATCAAAATACTGACTCAACCCGTCATGCTGATCGAGGGGTATTTTTCCGGCAAGGCCAATAACGGGTAATTGGTTAGCTTTCGCCCGGAATGCGACACCAAAGGGCCCCTTGCCATGCAAGGTCTGTTCGTCAATGCTTCCTTCGCCCGTAATAACCAGATCGGCATTGGCAACGGCTTCGTTAAAATTGGTGAAATCCAGAAAGAAATCGATCCCATTGATGAGCTTGGCCTTCAGGAACGTATAAAGTCCGGCCGATACGCCCCCAGCTGCTCCACCATGCTTAACAGCTGCCATGTCGATGCCCGTTAAGCCCTGAGCTACGTTTGCCAGGGTAGCCAGCCCTGCATCCAGTATTTTTACGGCTTCGGGCGTAGCGCCTTTTTGGGGGCCAAATACAGCCGCTGAACCCTGATCGCCCAATAAGGTATTATCGACATCGCACAGAATCGAGATATCGCAGGTTAACGCACGTGGGTCCAGGCCCGAAACGTCAATCGTTGTGATGTCGGTAAAGCTCCCCGGTTCAGTAAGTTCATTCCCCGATGCATTCAGGAAGCGAACCCCTAGGGCCCGCAAAATTCCCGTTCCCCCATCGACGGTCGCTGAGCCTCCGATAGCCAGCACAAGTTGCGTAACGCCCTGATCGAGTGCCTGTTTAATAAGTTCGCCTGTACCAAACGATGTTGCCTTTAGCGGATTTAGTTCATTGGGTTTAACCCGGTGAAGCCCCGATGCGCTGGCCATTTCAATAATGGCGGTTTGTCCATTGGCAACCAGCCCGAACGAAGCGGTTATTTTTCGCCCAAACGGATCATCGACTTCGGCCGGGATTCGTTGGCCGTTATGCGTCCAAATCATCAGTTCGCCCGTTCCATCGCCCCCGTCGCCGATGGGGAAACACTCACACACACAGTCGAGGGTGCTTTGTTGAAATCCTTCCTGAATGGCGCGGGCGGCATCCTGCGCATTCAGGCTATGTTTAAAGGCATTGGGGGCAATAAGAACGCGGACTTGTTTCATTACAAATAGACTAGTTATTGACTACATTAACGGGGTTCCCAGCTATAAAAGCAGCCAGATTTGCCACCGTAATGTCCATCAGTCGGGAACGGGCTTCTTTGGTGGCCCAGGCAATGTGCGGGGTAATCAGGCAATTTTTGGCCGTAAACAGCGGATTGTCGGCGGCAGGTGGCTCGACCGATAGTACATCGATACCGGCTCCGGCAATGACATCGTTGTTGAGCGCATCGGCCAGGTCCTGATCGACAATGATTGGCCCTCGGGATGTATTGAGCAGGAACGCGGTAGGCTTCATCCGCTTCAGATTTTCCAGATTGATCAGGCCTTTTGTTTCGGGGGTTAGCGGGCAATGAATACTGACCACATCCGATTGCGCCAGAATTTCCGGTACGTCGGCCCAGCGGAAATTGGGGCGGTGCGATTGGTCGGTCTGGTGGCGTTTAGAGCCGAGAATGTTCATCCCAAAAGCCGTCGCAATATCGCCAACTTTCTCCCCGATACTGCCAAATCCGATGATTCCCATTGTTTTGCCCGCCAACTCGATAAGCGGATAGTCCCAATAACACCAATCCGCCGATTTAGCCCATTTGCCATCTTTTACGGTGTCGCTATGATGCTTGACATGCTGAGTCAGTTCGAGCAGCAGCGCAAAGGTCATCTGTACGACCGACGCGGTTCCGTAGCCAGGTACATTGCTGACCAGGATGCCTTTTTGTTTGGCCACTTCCGTATTGACGATGTTGTAGCCCGTTGCCAGTACGCCAATAAACTTCAGGGCTGGCAGGTTTTCCAGCACCTCTTCACCCAATGGGGTTTTGTTCGTAAAAATAACTTCAGCGTCTTTGGCCCGCTCCAGGACTTTATCGGATGGTGTGCGATCATATACGGTCAGTTCGCCTAATGTTTCAATACCTTCCCAGGTCAGATCGCCGGGGTTCAGGGTATATCCGTCCAGTACTACAATCTTCATTTCAGTTTTATTTCGTTTTGGAAGGAACCCTGATTTTTATGCTACGATCCGTGTAAATCATGATCATCATAAAAATCAGTGTTCTATTATCTATGAGTTTACTTTAAACTCTTGCCCAGGCTTCGTTTAGGGTGCGTTTGGCATTGGCAATTACGACATCCGGGTCTTCATCGCCAAATGGTTTAACTTCAAAACTGAAGATTGGTGGGTTTTCAGTGTTCAGATAACCAATATCGAGCAGCACTTTTAGGTAATGCGTTACTTCAGCGACATCGTTTTCGCCATTGGGAAAGCCAAATCGGGGGTGTACATCACCATAGGCAGGCAAATCGGGACTTTTGACTACACAGTTGCCAACGTGTGCGTGGGTGATGTAGTCTTTTATGGGCAGCAGCGATTCGTCAATGGTTTCGTGAATGAGCGGAATGTGGCTCAAATCGACCATCAACCCGAAATGATCATGCGTTTGCCGAACCGCCTGTACATATTGTAAAGCCAACGCTGCCGGACCAATCAGCGATTTTTTGTCGACATCGTAATCGAACACTTCCAGCGAGATCTTCATAGCGCCCTTGCTTTTGGCATAGGTGCAGATTTCATTGGTGGATTCGACCAGTAGTTCAAACGCTTTTTCTTTGTTTGCTTCGTTGTATTGACCACTCAGAAACGAAAACCCGTAGCCCCCAGTTCATACGCCTGATCGATACCCGCTTTTACGTTGGCGAGTGCTTTCTGGCGGCCTTCTTCGTTGGTATCGTTGAGGTTAAGGCCCGTGGTGAGTAGCCGGGGCTGGGCCGCAAAAGCCACCTGCATATGCGAAGCTTCCAGCAGGGATTTTACCTTCTGACGGACAACCGGATCATTGACGGTGGTAATTTCAATGGCCGTAAAATAATCGTCGAGTACTACTTTTTTGATGGTTTCAACGATTGGGCCGTCGCCTTTCATGGTTTGGGGAAATGCCATGAAGTGGACCAGGCCAACCTTCATGTAGTTACAAAGCGGAACCGTCATAAATAAGGGGTATAGGAGGAAAGAAAATCAAGTTGTTCATTTCCTCCTATAGACGAAAAAGCCGCCTTTACTACTTAGTTGGCAGGAGCAGGTACTTGCGCTTTCTTTTTGGTCGAAAGCACTGAAATCGCTAATACGACCAGAAGGACAGCCAGTCCAATCAGATACGTATAGCCCTTCGATAAATCGGGAACTGATGTGGCTTTGGTGCCAGCTACTTTTTCGTAGGTCGGAATAACCCATTGAAATACATAAGCCTGTCCGAGCGTGATGAGGCAGATAAAGCCCAGCATAATAAAACTGTGTTTCACCGTAAACCGGAACAGCGAGGATTCTTTACCCACCAGATCGCCAGCCGCAGCCGCGACCGCAATTGACTGGGGCGAAATCATTTTACCCACGACTCCCCCCGACACATTCGCTCCGACACTGACCACTGGAGGCACACCAATTGACTCGGCCGTGGCATATTGTAACTTGCTGAACAGGGCATTGGCCGACGTATCTGATCCGGTGATGAAGACGCCCAGCCACCCCAGCACCGGCGCAAAAAAAGGGAAGAGAACGCCCGTTTGCGCCAACGATTCTGCCAGCGTGAGTGTAATGCCTGAGTCGTTGACAATGTAGGCGAAAGCCAGTACCGAGGCCACCGTCAAGGTCGGAAATCGAAGCTGATACAGGGTAGCACCAAAGACCTGTAGCCCTTGCCGGTAAGTCAGCCCGACCAGCGGAATAGCTACCAGCGAGGCAATCAGAAGGGCCGTACCAGCCGCTGAGAGGTAATTGAACTTGAAAACCTTGGTCAGCAACGTACCATCCTGGCCCTGAATCGCATTGTGCAGACCGGGAAATTCGAACTGAAACTGTCCATGCGCATTGAGCACCTCTTTGATCGACTGCAAACCCCAGAAAATCACCATGATGGTTAAGATCAAAAAGGGGGACCAAGCTCGAAGTAATTGCCCTCCGGTATAGTGAATCGAGCTGTCGAAGCTAGCCGCCGGTTCATTGGCAAATCGCCAGATGGTTTTGGGCTTCCAGAATCGCAAAAACGTCATCAGGCTAATAATCGACCCTAGTCCAGCAATCACATCGGGCAGGGCAGGACCTAGGTAATTCGACGAAAACCACTGCAAAAAGGCAAACGAAACCCCGGAGACTAACACGGCGGGCATTACCTCCTGGGCCTTCCTGAATCCGGCAATGATGGTTACCAGGTAAAACGGCAGGATCACCGACAGAATGGGTAAGGTTCTGCCCACCATCTGGGAAATGGGCAGTTCGGGAATGCCCGA
This window of the Spirosoma aerolatum genome carries:
- a CDS encoding alpha/beta fold hydrolase; the encoded protein is MKSLLLTICFLTASLVHAQTNREPLFTSFDGTQIHYDILGEGKPVVLLHGFISTSESWKRSAVRQALADAGFKVVMLDLRGNGLSDKPHGAEAYRDNTELKDVMALMKHLGLKNYDVVGYSRGAILTAKLLTMDKQVRRAVMGGISVDFSDPNWIRRRNFFEALTKPGSHPELQPAVDNAKKAGADTVVLARLQEFQPVTTKAELAKIRIPVLVVNGDQDKDNGDPQTLVDAIPGSRLVIVPGNHGGAMRTPEFAKAVVEFLMK
- a CDS encoding POT family MFS transporter, whose product is MDATPAQADAKSAAKYPRSIPFIIGNEAAERFSFYGMRSILSTFLVAQFFNPTHNPALQSVAEAKANDQVHFFVALAYFMPLIGGLVADWFFGKYKVILYVSMIYCVGHLFLALFDTDLEWFTYGLLLIAIGAGGIKSCVSANVGDQFDESNQHLMSKIYGWFYFSINSGSVISTMLIPYLYANYGASVAFGVPGILMALATLIFWLGRDRYVKVPPIGLKNALADVQMWKENLGAMGRVLSVFIFIPVFWALWDQNLSEWVLQATKLDLTLVDGFTVLPEQVQTVNPFFLVTMIPIFTYGVYPLLERLGVKVTPLRKMGAGFLLAGISFVIIAQLQERIDAGQHPTVWWQILAYLVLSASEVLVSVTSLEYAYTHSPKAIKSLMSSFYLLVISAGNLFVSFVNQSIANKGFFSRFEGASYYWFFVGLMAVNFVLYLIATAFIKEKIYVGQLEEVGHLPE
- a CDS encoding L-lactate permease translates to MTWKQVIDPFGNLPLSVVVAALPILFIFWALIIRKMKGYQAALIATALAMIIATAIYGMPLKLALLSATHGALYGLFPICWLVTMAVFLFNLTVKAGQFDIIKHFMAAITSDRRLQALLIAFSFGAFLEGTAGFGAPVAITAAMLVGLGFNPLYASGICLIANTAPVAFGSIGIPITVASQVSGIPELPISQMVGRTLPILSVILPFYLVTIIAGFRKAQEVMPAVLVSGVSFAFLQWFSSNYLGPALPDVIAGLGSIISLMTFLRFWKPKTIWRFANEPAASFDSSIHYTGGQLLRAWSPFLILTIMVIFWGLQSIKEVLNAHGQFQFEFPGLHNAIQGQDGTLLTKVFKFNYLSAAGTALLIASLVAIPLVGLTYRQGLQVFGATLYQLRFPTLTVASVLAFAYIVNDSGITLTLAESLAQTGVLFPFFAPVLGWLGVFITGSDTSANALFSKLQYATAESIGVPPVVSVGANVSGGVVGKMISPQSIAVAAAAGDLVGKESSLFRFTVKHSFIMLGFICLITLGQAYVFQWVIPTYEKVAGTKATSVPDLSKGYTYLIGLAVLLVVLAISVLSTKKKAQVPAPAN
- a CDS encoding sugar phosphate isomerase/epimerase, giving the protein MTVPLCNYMKVGLVHFMAFPQTMKGDGPIVETIKKVVLDDYFTAIEITTVNDPVVRQKVKSLLEASHMQVAFAAQPRLLTTGLNLNDTNEEGRQKALANVKAGIDQAYELGATGFRF
- a CDS encoding D-2-hydroxyacid dehydrogenase; protein product: MKIVVLDGYTLNPGDLTWEGIETLGELTVYDRTPSDKVLERAKDAEVIFTNKTPLGEEVLENLPALKFIGVLATGYNIVNTEVAKQKGILVSNVPGYGTASVVQMTFALLLELTQHVKHHSDTVKDGKWAKSADWCYWDYPLIELAGKTMGIIGFGSIGEKVGDIATAFGMNILGSKRHQTDQSHRPNFRWADVPEILAQSDVVSIHCPLTPETKGLINLENLKRMKPTAFLLNTSRGPIIVDQDLADALNNDVIAGAGIDVLSVEPPAADNPLFTAKNCLITPHIAWATKEARSRLMDITVANLAAFIAGNPVNVVNN
- a CDS encoding glycerate kinase, encoding MKQVRVLIAPNAFKHSLNAQDAARAIQEGFQQSTLDCVCECFPIGDGGDGTGELMIWTHNGQRIPAEVDDPFGRKITASFGLVANGQTAIIEMASASGLHRVKPNELNPLKATSFGTGELIKQALDQGVTQLVLAIGGSATVDGGTGILRALGVRFLNASGNELTEPGSFTDITTIDVSGLDPRALTCDISILCDVDNTLLGDQGSAAVFGPQKGATPEAVKILDAGLATLANVAQGLTGIDMAAVKHGGAAGGVSAGLYTFLKAKLINGIDFFLDFTNFNEAVANADLVITGEGSIDEQTLHGKGPFGVAFRAKANQLPVIGLAGKIPLDQHDGLSQYFDMLLAIGNGPTDLPTALKNTEQNLVRTARQIGNLLANRI
- a CDS encoding DoxX family protein, which gives rise to MRIPKLAAFVAKTEAGFAQTILPPILTKAFLYPLPFVELTVGLLILVGGQFGKWGYFLGGLTVSALLFGTTLKEDWTVASTQLIYIIAFYLALNGLEESGRNRFR
- a CDS encoding Kelch repeat-containing protein, producing the protein MKIRLLRISICVGLLILLNGCTETTSVNTTLGDWTVKSELEGVGRSGAVSFVIGNTAYVGTGQDASKNALTDFWAYDPASNAWTQKASFPGKARSEAVGFAIGTKGYLGTGADAQGNLFRDMYAYDTYANNWQRVADFSGTARRSAVGFSLYDVGFIGLGFDGSERTDLWRYNPSANIWTQRKYFSNTARVGAIAFVVNNLAYVGMGSSAGNVRNDLWQYDMDQDTWTQRQSLPESIPSSAYGVSFTVNGIGYVVPGNTTDKNVLAYDPGRDSWAVKGSFEGASRTKAVGFAIGSRGYIVTGLAGNSPLDDCWAYNPLF
- a CDS encoding peptidoglycan DD-metalloendopeptidase family protein translates to MLLPFDFRKDPYLILDFSATNPDLDQLDLTDTAVFTDYVFGKLKITGAQVGVGGYNEHRVIYRRSPHFNDVEAEPREIHLGIDLWAEAGTPVLAPLTGIVHSFQDNAHFGDYGPTIILEHHATASQPRYSLYGHLTRQSLEGLYEGKVFNAGDKLGEIGPYPENGDWPPHLHFQLMTDMLGLKGDFPGVCSVADREKFLAICPNPNRLLGIEGL
- a CDS encoding RNA polymerase sigma factor, with amino-acid sequence MFTSLTDEELLRQCLPSQPNQCFETLYNRYVNKVYRRCLSMTKDADQAQDFTHDIFIKVFNKLDAFQERSSFSTWLYSIAFNYCSDQLRLAKRLPTTAIEEELEENRAESTDTHLHEETLHIVKQAMGKLSQKERALLRLKYEDGMSIDEIAQLYDLKPSAVKMRLKRSREKIYSLCAQHVLN